In one window of candidate division KSB1 bacterium DNA:
- a CDS encoding alpha/beta hydrolase gives MARLASFLKAITSRYVRLAYALLVFILSLLAIFEAPTRLLWMAAILVTEYGHFLAILSLLVLLPGWRHSWLGRFSGVLALIASFLSITPILRALQVKNQLPEKFEIAFDNKNDKGSLVELGRQDPLDFSDLFFGVEFSTIESSTHVYRRTNGNELTLDLYRATTDNEARPGVIVIHGGAWRSGNSKQLPNLNSYLAGRGYVVAAVSYRLVPHSRYPAPISDIQSAISYLRDHASEFGLDPERLVLLGRSAGAHLALHTAYTSDEPAIRGVVSL, from the coding sequence ATGGCACGGCTAGCAAGTTTTCTAAAGGCGATCACCTCGCGTTATGTGCGACTGGCGTACGCCCTTTTGGTTTTTATTCTTTCGTTGTTAGCCATTTTTGAAGCCCCTACGCGCCTCCTCTGGATGGCTGCAATACTCGTGACGGAATATGGCCACTTTTTAGCAATACTTTCACTCCTTGTTCTTTTACCCGGTTGGCGACATTCATGGCTTGGCCGGTTCAGTGGCGTGCTGGCACTAATTGCGTCCTTTCTTAGCATAACGCCCATACTTCGTGCGTTGCAGGTGAAGAACCAGTTACCAGAGAAATTCGAGATTGCCTTCGATAACAAAAATGACAAAGGCAGCCTTGTAGAGCTTGGGAGACAAGACCCATTAGACTTCTCAGACCTCTTTTTCGGTGTCGAGTTCAGCACTATTGAGAGTAGCACCCATGTCTATCGTCGCACAAATGGAAATGAACTGACTCTAGATCTCTACAGAGCCACAACCGACAATGAGGCCCGCCCGGGAGTTATCGTCATTCATGGTGGCGCCTGGCGCAGCGGTAACAGTAAACAATTACCCAATCTCAATAGTTACCTGGCCGGCAGAGGCTACGTAGTGGCGGCTGTAAGCTACCGTTTGGTACCGCACTCTCGTTACCCTGCACCTATCTCAGACATTCAATCAGCCATTTCCTATCTCAGAGATCACGCCTCGGAGTTTGGCTTGGATCCGGAACGCCTGGTTTTACTGGGACGTTCGGCTGGAGCACACCTGGCTCTGCATACGGCCTATACTTCAGATGAGCCAGCTATTCGAGGGGTGGTGTCCCTATAA
- a CDS encoding prolyl oligopeptidase family serine peptidase, with the protein MGGNPTELPEIYRAASPIHYVGANTPPTLLIHGGRDELVTPEQSRRLASKLRASDVPNLYLHLPWATHACDFNMSGPSGQLILYAIERFLDWCVS; encoded by the coding sequence TTGGGTGGAAATCCGACAGAACTACCAGAGATTTATCGAGCCGCGTCACCCATTCATTACGTTGGTGCTAACACACCGCCGACGTTGTTAATTCATGGCGGGCGAGACGAGTTGGTTACGCCAGAACAAAGCCGCAGATTGGCCAGCAAGCTACGCGCAAGTGACGTGCCAAACCTTTACTTGCATTTGCCGTGGGCAACGCACGCTTGCGATTTCAATATGAGCGGTCCAAGCGGACAATTGATACTCTATGCTATTGAGCGTTTTCTTGACTGGTGTGTTAGCTAG
- a CDS encoding PQQ-like beta-propeller repeat protein, translating into MGINKKTAVSQFVFVFICAFTLLFKACSNKSPMETLDNLDGPTLADTAWPMSQQNPQHTGLSPYNGPVSPKIKWDLEVDPIVSPIIGPNGDIYVANTSALGGSAQLSAVDIKGAVVSLKWSTPIGDGVFSGRDPAVASDGTVYVPTIGGILFAIQPNGVLRWTFNGEGPLKSPVIGSDGTIYFSADSALLYAINSDGSLKWSYQMINITNNSPALGSDGVIYINDMAPNLYAFHPDGQVKWTLALTTNGSNFSNIDPVLANDGTIYVGYSAGGLYAVTPTGELKWRWQSPSKRLNSRSKILLGPDGTIYIDDNQLNLYAINPDGTTKWSIRPLVSLPGIGRIGGRSVGADGTIFLHVNDGPLKLLAINPSGTQKWELPLRAGNRAAYSSPVIASDGIIYLGSENELFSVGAL; encoded by the coding sequence ATGGGAATAAATAAAAAAACTGCTGTCTCTCAATTCGTTTTTGTCTTCATTTGCGCATTTACTCTACTTTTCAAAGCATGCAGCAATAAGTCGCCTATGGAGACGCTGGATAATCTTGATGGGCCCACATTGGCAGACACGGCCTGGCCAATGTCCCAGCAGAACCCGCAGCATACTGGTTTAAGTCCATACAACGGCCCTGTAAGTCCCAAAATAAAATGGGATTTAGAGGTTGACCCTATTGTTTCTCCAATTATTGGTCCAAATGGAGATATATATGTGGCTAATACGTCAGCATTGGGCGGGTCAGCTCAATTATCTGCTGTCGATATCAAAGGTGCCGTTGTTAGCCTCAAATGGAGCACTCCAATAGGGGACGGTGTTTTCTCAGGCCGTGATCCTGCTGTAGCTTCTGACGGTACTGTCTATGTACCCACAATAGGTGGGATTCTTTTTGCTATACAGCCAAATGGTGTACTTAGATGGACTTTTAATGGCGAAGGGCCATTGAAATCGCCTGTCATTGGGTCAGATGGTACGATCTATTTCAGTGCAGACTCGGCTTTACTCTATGCAATAAATTCTGATGGCTCCCTAAAATGGTCCTATCAAATGATCAATATCACAAACAACTCACCAGCCCTTGGGTCAGACGGTGTCATTTATATCAACGACATGGCCCCAAACCTCTATGCGTTCCACCCTGACGGCCAGGTGAAATGGACCTTAGCCTTGACCACAAATGGCAGCAATTTTAGCAATATAGATCCTGTGCTTGCTAACGATGGAACCATATATGTAGGTTACAGCGCCGGAGGATTGTATGCTGTTACACCGACTGGTGAGCTAAAATGGAGATGGCAATCGCCATCAAAAAGACTCAATTCCCGTTCTAAGATCCTGCTTGGACCAGATGGGACCATTTACATAGATGATAACCAGTTGAATCTCTATGCTATTAACCCTGATGGGACAACTAAATGGTCAATCCGCCCTCTTGTTTCTTTACCGGGAATCGGTAGGATTGGCGGGAGGAGTGTGGGGGCTGATGGTACTATCTTTCTTCACGTTAATGATGGACCTTTGAAACTTTTGGCTATCAATCCCAGTGGCACACAAAAATGGGAACTTCCACTCCGAGCAGGCAACAGAGCCGCATATTCATCGCCTGTCATAGCGAGCGATGGCATTATCTATCTAGGTAGCGAAAACGAGCTTTTCTCGGTTGGAGCTCTTTGA
- a CDS encoding T9SS type A sorting domain-containing protein — translation MKHLASTLLVLVMISVSSLHAQTPKLQFSSMTVPAGNGPRSVILVDLDRDGNRDLAVANIFGSTISLILGTGTGSFTLQGSIATIHKAPHAIASGDFNEDGLLDAVTANRDSNTVSVFIGDGTGSFLVPTFFATGRGPRWIAISDFNEDGHADLAVTNRDDDNVTVLLGDGNGNFVKVGDFYTGDGPVPIEAADFNGDGFIDLAVGNDFSDTLVVLAGDGTGRFAFESAIPVGKGPKNIAVGDLNQDGISDIAVACLDGTVYALFSDLQGGFTASFYPAGDASFAVVIEDFDGDGKSDLAVADGGNDNLVVLLNDGMGGFADAQNFPVGLAPHAVVAGDFNGDGRPDLAVPNTGDNTITILLNETPAQESVHVVSVIQMLYSDFFPDPAISLAGQPLRLLVTTNSREHVNRLRILPFIDATDIVRVGEIMTVEFTPQDVGTYQIQNIGHGFTGDILVVEDAAAADAKVIELGLQGISLIHSNAQTQLYPATIRVLKGIPLTIYNISLDDEHWVSITPWVTAPSPSEPGNVRPRAVTTFEFTPTDTGSFVIQHTVHGFSGTLIVEEPILTGIATQRFVPGQYTLSQNYPNPFNPETKIEYFLEKAGLVRITIYNQLGQLVRRLVNEQRPAGQHSILWNGRSNEGLHLISGVYLYRLKTDKFVQTRKLILLR, via the coding sequence ATGAAACATTTAGCTTCCACTCTACTTGTACTTGTTATGATTTCAGTGTCGTCACTTCATGCCCAAACACCCAAGTTGCAATTTTCGTCCATGACCGTACCGGCCGGTAATGGTCCACGCTCGGTAATCTTGGTTGACCTGGATCGTGACGGCAATCGTGATCTGGCGGTTGCAAATATATTTGGCTCAACAATTTCGCTTATTTTGGGCACCGGCACCGGCTCTTTCACATTGCAGGGTAGTATTGCTACCATCCATAAAGCGCCGCATGCCATCGCATCTGGCGACTTTAATGAGGATGGTTTGCTGGATGCGGTCACCGCTAATCGAGATAGCAACACTGTTAGCGTGTTTATAGGAGATGGTACAGGTAGCTTCCTCGTCCCAACTTTCTTTGCAACCGGCAGGGGACCGCGCTGGATTGCGATTTCTGATTTCAATGAAGATGGTCATGCAGATCTTGCGGTTACCAATCGTGATGACGACAACGTCACCGTATTGTTGGGTGATGGCAACGGCAATTTTGTGAAAGTAGGCGACTTTTACACCGGCGATGGTCCGGTTCCAATAGAGGCAGCCGATTTTAATGGTGATGGCTTCATCGACTTAGCAGTAGGCAACGATTTTAGCGATACATTGGTGGTCCTGGCTGGAGATGGAACGGGCAGATTTGCTTTTGAATCGGCGATCCCGGTTGGCAAGGGACCCAAAAACATCGCTGTAGGTGATTTAAATCAGGACGGTATTTCTGATATCGCAGTAGCTTGTTTGGATGGGACGGTATACGCACTTTTTTCGGATCTGCAGGGAGGTTTTACCGCCTCATTCTACCCTGCCGGTGACGCCTCATTTGCGGTCGTCATTGAAGATTTTGATGGGGATGGCAAAAGTGACTTGGCTGTGGCCGACGGCGGCAATGATAACTTAGTAGTCTTGTTGAACGATGGTATGGGTGGATTCGCTGATGCGCAAAACTTCCCGGTTGGTTTGGCACCACATGCTGTCGTCGCCGGCGATTTCAATGGTGATGGTAGACCTGATCTCGCGGTTCCCAACACCGGTGATAACACAATAACAATTCTTCTTAACGAAACTCCGGCGCAAGAGTCCGTGCATGTAGTATCGGTAATTCAAATGCTTTATTCGGATTTCTTTCCTGATCCTGCTATCTCACTTGCCGGTCAACCTTTGCGGCTTCTGGTTACAACTAATTCTCGTGAACACGTCAATCGTCTGCGCATTCTGCCTTTTATCGATGCAACTGACATTGTACGTGTAGGTGAAATTATGACGGTCGAGTTTACCCCTCAAGATGTAGGAACCTATCAAATCCAGAACATCGGTCACGGTTTTACTGGCGACATCCTCGTCGTTGAAGATGCGGCTGCGGCCGATGCCAAGGTGATCGAACTTGGCCTGCAAGGCATTTCGCTTATCCACAGCAATGCCCAAACGCAACTTTATCCTGCGACCATACGCGTACTTAAAGGTATTCCTTTAACGATATATAATATTAGCCTTGATGATGAGCATTGGGTCAGTATTACACCTTGGGTAACGGCTCCTTCCCCATCTGAACCAGGTAATGTGAGACCGCGCGCTGTTACGACTTTTGAGTTTACGCCCACAGATACCGGGAGTTTCGTCATTCAGCATACTGTGCATGGTTTTAGCGGTACCTTGATTGTCGAAGAACCAATCCTTACAGGAATCGCAACACAAAGATTCGTGCCGGGACAATATACTCTTTCTCAAAATTACCCAAACCCTTTTAATCCCGAAACAAAAATTGAGTACTTTTTGGAAAAAGCTGGTTTAGTCAGAATTACGATTTACAATCAACTTGGTCAACTTGTCAGGCGGTTGGTCAATGAACAAAGACCCGCAGGTCAACATTCGATCTTATGGAACGGACGGAGCAATGAAGGACTACATTTAATCAGCGGTGTGTATTTATATCGGTTAAAAACGGACAAGTTCGTCCAAACTAGGAAGCTCATTTTGCTGAGATAA